The following is a genomic window from Acidobacteriota bacterium.
GTGCTGTTGTCCTTGATCGCAGGACTCGTTCTCGGCAAGTACATGCGCTTCGATCTTCCGGACGTGCACAATCTCGAGAACTACGAAGCCCCCATGATGACCCGCGTACTCTCGGGGGACGGCGGCGCACTCGAGACCTTCGCCGAGCAGCGACGGATCGTGATCGGATTCCACGAGATCCCCCTCCAGTACCAGCAGGCTCTGATCGCCACCGAAGATTCGGGGTTCTACACACACTCCGGCGTGGACTTCAAGGGGATCGCCCGGGCGGTATGGAGCGATATCCGTCGCATGGAGCTTTACGCCGGAGCCAGCACGATAACGCAGCAGCTGGCACGTAACCTCTTCCTGACCCTGGACAAGAACATCCATCGCAAGGCCCAGGAACTCCTCCTGGCCCTGGAGATCGAGCGCCAGTACAGCAAACAAGAGATCCTGGGCTTCTACTGCAACCAGGTCTACATGGGCCACGGCCGATACGGAATCGAGGCGGCCGCGCAGCACTACTACGGCAAGTCGGCGCGGGATCTGGACCTACTCGAGTCTGCCACCCTTGCCGGAGTCATCCAACGGCCTACTTCGCTCTCCCCCATCAGCCACCCCGAACGTTCGTTGCGTCGTCGAAACCACGTCCTCGGACGGATGGCCGATGTGGGCTTTCTGGGTGACGAAGAGGCCGCGGCACTGATGAAGCAGCCTCTCTCACCCACCCGCCCGCCACGGACGACGAACATCGCCCCGCACTACGTCGAGGAGGTCCGTCGTTGGCTGCAGAAAAACTACGGGAGTTCCAGCCTCTACCGGTCCGGACTCGAAGTTCAGACAACCCTGGACCCGCGTCTCCAGGAGATCGCCAACCGGGCCGTCGACTACGGCCTCCGTCGTCTGGACCGTCGTCAGGAATGGCGAGGTGAACTGGAGAACGTCGCCGAGGCCGGGCGGGAGGCCTGGAGTTCCAGCGACTGGGAGCTGCCGCTCGAGGTCGGAAGCGTCGTGGATGGTCTCATCTCAACCGTCGACGCAGAGACGGCCGTCGTGCGACTGCGAGATCGCACCGGAACCCTCTCGCTGGCCGAGGGGAAATGGACCGGCGCCAAGAAGCTGGACGCCGTCCTCGCCAGCGGGGATGTGGCCCGCGTCCGCATCTTGACCCTCGACGAGACGACGATCACCCTGGGTCTGGAGCAGAAA
Proteins encoded in this region:
- a CDS encoding transglycosylase domain-containing protein; this encodes MRIVDKWRGWAAKRFGRRTSRKLAYAGGLVLLSLIAGLVLGKYMRFDLPDVHNLENYEAPMMTRVLSGDGGALETFAEQRRIVIGFHEIPLQYQQALIATEDSGFYTHSGVDFKGIARAVWSDIRRMELYAGASTITQQLARNLFLTLDKNIHRKAQELLLALEIERQYSKQEILGFYCNQVYMGHGRYGIEAAAQHYYGKSARDLDLLESATLAGVIQRPTSLSPISHPERSLRRRNHVLGRMADVGFLGDEEAAALMKQPLSPTRPPRTTNIAPHYVEEVRRWLQKNYGSSSLYRSGLEVQTTLDPRLQEIANRAVDYGLRRLDRRQEWRGELENVAEAGREAWSSSDWELPLEVGSVVDGLISTVDAETAVVRLRDRTGTLSLAEGKWTGAKKLDAVLASGDVARVRILTLDETTITLGLEQKPLVEVSLVALEPRTGAVRALVGGFDFDRSEFNRAIQAKRQTGSAFKPLVFAAALSR